The following proteins are encoded in a genomic region of Brachypodium distachyon strain Bd21 chromosome 1, Brachypodium_distachyon_v3.0, whole genome shotgun sequence:
- the LOC104584739 gene encoding kelch domain-containing protein 3 translates to MLLQQQLPQPTRMHWARADASDFGGEIPAPRSGHTAVGIGKSKVVVFGGFADKRFLADIAVYDVENRLWYTPECTGSGSDGQAGVGPSPRAFHIAVVIDCNMFIFGGRSGGKRLGDFWMLDTDIWQWSEMTGFGDLPSPREFAAASAIGNRKIVMYGGWDGKKWLSDVYVMDTMSLEWTELSVAGSAPPPRCGHSATMIEKRLLIFGGRGGTGPIMGDLWALKGVTEEDNETPGWTQLKLPGHSPSARCGHSVTSGGPYLLLFGGHGTGGWLSRYDVYYNDCIVLDRVSVQWKRLPTSNEPPPPRAYHSMTCIGPRFLLFGGFDGKNTFGDLWWLVPEDDPIAKRDLVPKVGSDSNHSTVTGDAQQSALKEPQSGESPTLDLAKRLGIPLSLETSANFVDEIHDKELMELSSRFIGESLPTSDQLACIEALRDHWRSSPSSSIQLQELGPLLRDYQRLIIRCYVENPTPTFLEKEDRRLFHLKNASQLRMDDIPILLSEYRTLLST, encoded by the exons atgctgctgcagcagcagctgccgcaGCCGACGCGGATGCACTGGGCGAGAGCCGACGCCTCCGACTTCGGAGGCGAAATCCCCGCCCCCCGCAG TGGGCACACGGCGGTCGGCATCGGCAAGTCCAAGGTTGTCGTCTTCGGCGGGTTCGCCGACAAGCGCTTCCTCGCCGACATCGCCGTCTACGACGTCG AGAACAGGCTGTGGTACACGCCGGAATGCACCGGCAGTGGCTCGGATGGGCAGGCGGGCGTCGGCCCCAGCCCGAGGGCGTTCCACATCGCCGTGGTCATTGACTGTAACATGTTCATCTTCGGCGGCCGTTCCGGGGGCAAGAG GTTAGGCGATTTCTGGATGCTTGACACTG ACATATGGCAATGGTCAGAGATGACTGGCTTTGGTGATTTGCCGTCTCCGCGTGAGTTTGCTGCTGCATCGGCcataggaaacagaaaaattgTCAT GTATGGTGGTTGGGATGGCAAAAAGTGGTTGTCTGATGTATATGTCATGGACACAA TGTCACTTGAGTGGACAGAACTATCAGTTGCTGGATCAGCGCCACCTCCAAGATGTGGACATTCTGCCACCATGATTGAGAAGAGGCTTCTTATATTTGGAGGCAGAG GTGGAACTGGACCGATAATGGGTGATTTATGGGCTTTAAAGGGTGTTACTGAAGAAG ATAATGAGACACCAGGTTGGACACAATTAAAGCTGCCAGGACACTCTCCATCTGCACGATGTGGTCATTCAGTGACTTCCGGAGGACCCTAT CTCTTGCTATTTGGAGGACATGGAACTGGAGGTTGGCTAAGTAGATATGATGTGTACTACAATGATTGTATTGTTTTAGACAGGG TCTCTGTCCAATGGAAGCGCTTACCAACAAGTAATGAGCCACCCCCTCCTCGGGCATATCATTCTATGACTTGCATAGGGCCTCGGTTTCTTCTATTTGGTGGCTTTGATGGAAAGAATACCTTTGGCGATTTGTGGTGGCTTGTTCCTGAAG ATGATCCTATTGCCAAGCGAGACTTGGTTCCTAAGGTTGGTTCAGACAGCAACCATAGCACTGTGACTGGTGATGCCCAACAGTCTGCACTGAAG GAACCACAATCTGGGGAATCACCAACGTTGGACTTGGCAAAACGATTGGGGATTCCACTTTCTCTAGAAACTTCAGCAAATTTTGTCGATGAAATCCACGATAAAGAACTAATGGAATTATCATCTAGGTTTATCGGTGAATCACTTCCTACTAGTGATCAGCTCGCATGTATTGAG GCACTTCGTGATCATTGGAGAAGTTCTCCATCAAGCTCGATACAGCTCCAGGAACTAGGTCCTCTGCTGAGGGACTATCAACGTCTAATTATCCGCTGCTATGT GGAAAATCCAACCCCGACATTCCTTGAAAAGGAAGATCGTCGCCTTTTCCATTTGAAAAATGCTTCGCAG TTGCGCATGGATGACATTCCCATCTTGTTGAGCGAGTATAGAACTCTGCTGTCCACCTGA